CGGAAGCGACCTCAGCATGACTGCAACGACGCTCACCCAGGCCGCCACGGCCTTCATCGACCACGACTCCCCGGAGGTACGCGACTTCACCGCCGCCGCGCTCGGTGGCGCCGCCACCCCCAGGGAGCAGGCGGTCGCGCTCTACTACGCGGTGCGCGACACCATCCGTTACGAGGTGTACGGCGCCGACCTCAGCCGCGAGGGCCTGCGGGCGAGCAGCGTCGTCCGCACGGGCTCCGGCATGTGCCTGCACAAGTCGGTGCTGTACGCGGCCTGCCTGCGCTCGCTCGGCATCCCGGCCCGGCTGGTCCTCACCGACGTACGCAACCACCTGGCGTCCGCCCGGCTCAAGGAGCTGCTGGGCGGCGACGTGTTCCACCAGCACTGCCTGACCACGGTGCGGCTGGACGGCCGCTGGATCAGGGCGACCCCGGTCTTCA
This portion of the Streptomyces sp. NBC_01750 genome encodes:
- a CDS encoding transglutaminase-like domain-containing protein is translated as MTATTLTQAATAFIDHDSPEVRDFTAAALGGAATPREQAVALYYAVRDTIRYEVYGADLSREGLRASSVVRTGSGMCLHKSVLYAACLRSLGIPARLVLTDVRNHLASARLKELLGGDVFHQHCLTTVRLDGRWIRATPVFNKTLCRLYAMAPLEFDGTADSVHHPFDLRGRRQMEFLRFHGEFDDLPYTRVVEDLRRNHPGLLRAGTTGFAEGSLVQDAADA